The DNA window GGTTTTCGATGGCGGTTATGATACAACACTTCCATTCCGAAACCCCATTTTCCTCTGTGAGCAACGGCTTCGCCGATTCCACCCATGCCAATAATACCTAGTTTCTTATGATGGACATCCAGTCCGAATAAATTCTCATCATCTCCACGTTTCCATTGTCCTTCTTTGACATACCGATCCATTTCGGGAATACGGCGAGCGGTTGATAGGATGAGAGAGAAAATTAAATCTGCTACGGTATCGTTCAGAACCTGGGGGGTATTTGTGCCCAAAATCCCTCGTGATTTCATTGCTTCTAGATCAAAATTGTTGTATCCCACACTGATCGTGCTGACGACTTTTAGATGAGGGGCATGGTCCAGAAGTTCCTGATTGATTTTACCGCCGGATGTTAATAACCCTTCAGCTATACTCAGATTTTCAAGGAGCGTAGCGCGAGGAATCGGTTCAGGATGATCCCACTTGCTGTAATTGCAGTGTTTAGCGATATAAGCTTCTACTTCTGCCGGGATTTTTCTTGCGATATAAACGTTCGGTTTCATGTTGTATGCTCCCTTCTATAACTTAATAACAGGCTTGTATATATATTTTACCAGAAATGAAGAGGAGCGAACCGATTACAGGTTATCAATTTTTTCTGGGCACATATCATAATGAAGTAGACAGGGCTTTGCTACCGCTTCGTATTTCGTCTCAGGACATTTGAAATAAATAATGTTGCGGAAATTTAACTCTCTATTTACAATTCGGACTGGTATGAAAGATAATGGGAAATAGCAGTGAAAGAAGAAGGGGGAAAATAATAAATGATGAAAAAATCGAAGTGGATTGCTGCACCATTGATCCTACTATTGATCATGCTTACCGGATGTACAGCAATTGGAGGTTTTGATGTCAATAAGGCTATACTCGGCAGTTTTGACGTAAAGGCTAGCGAATCGAAACAGACGCTATCGTTTGAGATTGTGCCTGCCGCAGGTGGTAATTTATCTGCAGAAGAGAAGAAAGCGATTGAACTCATTAATTCATTGTCGTTGACCGTTGATAACGCTAAAGTGAAAGACGGAAGCAATGTATCCATTGTTGGATCTGTAGGCTACCAAGGTAAGAAGCTTCCTTTCCAACTAGCAATGGACGAGAAAGGCATGACTGTTCAAGTGGAAGGCGCTAAGAAGCCGATCTACATAGCATTGGATACTTCGGAACAAGGTCTTCCTGACATGACGCAATATAAGGATCAGGTACAAGATCTTTCGATACAAGCGATGGGATTGATTATTAAGCATCTTCCGAACCCATCCACCTTGTCTGTGAAGCAACTACAAGAGAAGGTTAATGGTGAATCACTGAATTTAACAAATCTTCATGTTGAACTCGGTGGAGATGAGCTGTTAGGTCTAATTAAGCCGTTTTTAACGAATTTGTCTAAAGATGAACAAGGCTTGAAAGAGATTATTGGAGCATTCTACGATGTATCTAATACGCTGGGCTCCATGTATACTGATCCGTTTGAATATGAGTATGAGGATGAGTACGATTACGATTACGAGGATGAGTATGATGTTGAGGAAACAACTCCATTACTCAGTTCCAAAGAAGTTGAAGTAGCTGCAATCTTTGGCGTTATACAGCAAGGAATTACTGAGCTGTTGACTAACTATGATGAGCAAGTAACAGCATTACTGGATGAGACCCCAGAGCTTAAGACTGTTCTTAGCAAAGATACGACATTAAAGGTTGATCTGTACTTTGATAGTGCACTGAATATTCGTAAGCAGGTCTTGGATCTTAAGGTTGCTCTTCCACAGTCTGAAGAACTGCCTATCCAGGCGATTAAAGTTCATAGTGAAAATGAAACATGGAATATTGGCGGGGTTGTAGTCCCTGATAAGGTTGATATTTCCGCAGGGGTACTGGATGTAACGGATGGAGTGGTAACACCAGGACAGATCTTGCGTAACTTCGAGACGAATTCAGAAGTTTACAAGCTGTTAAAGAACGATTTGAAAATCTCGCAAAAATATTTAGTGATTGATACATTAAGCGACTATGATGGAGTCATTACTAAGAATAATACGTCTTTCGTACCGCTTCGCTATTTGTCGGAGCAATTGGATGCGGAGGTAAAGTGGACGAAGGGTTCTAAACAAATCGTCATTATTGACGATATCACGGGTCTGAACATTGTGATAACCGTTGGTTCTAAGGAAGCTAAGATAGGCGACCGTACGGTAACGTTAGCCCAGCCAGCATTTGTCGATAAGAGTGGAACAACCTATGTTCCTTTACGATTTATGGCCGAATCTCTAGGGGCCGTGGTTCAGAGTGATCCAGATGGTTGGATTACGATTGAACGTCAATAATTGATCTAGGTAGATATATATATGGCTGGCCCCAAATCATCTTTGATGAGTGGGGCCAGCCTTTTATACGTGTCGTTATTTTTAAATTAGGCTAAATTAAATTCTTCAGAAAACTTGGTGATGGAATGGAGAAAGATTTCGGGTGCGGGTTTACCATTTTTTTGCGCTGCTTTGGTTATGATTCCAGTGATCAACTTATCAAAAAAATTCATGTTAGTTCGATTTAATTCCCCACCAAAACATTCCTTGACTATGGCATGTTCCAGTAATTCAGAAGGAACAGCTACTGACCAATATTGCTCAATATTCTCAGGACTACCGCAGCATATAAATAATCCGAGCTGTTTCTGTTTTAGAATACTCAGGTTATCTATGCAAAACTGTTTAGCCACTTTTTGAAATTGTCCGAAATAAATAGATCCCCCAATAATGATCTTGTCATAATTAGATAGATCGGGTGTAGCTTCCTGATGAAGGTCGATTACTGTAACCGGGTTGTTTAAACTCATTTTTAATGCGTCTACGCTTGTTTTGGTAGAACCATATTTACCAGCATACAAAATCAGCGTACTCATCATTATGCCCCCATTATCATCCTAATTTTTACTTAAGTATAAATGGAGTACATTTTGGCGTATACGATATTCGTCATAGGAAGATACAATGAAAGTTTCTCATTTGCATATAGGCATTGACAAATGAGTGAATTGTCCATAATATGATTGTTGTTAATCGTAATTATTACGCTTAATCCGAAAGTGGTGGGTAAAGGAGAACTATGTTTAAACTGAAGCGTGGAGATATTTTGTTGATCACTGTGTTGATTTTGGTTGGCACGTTGTGGCTAGGATTAAGATATTACAACGAGAAAACTCAGGTCTACGATCCCTCAAGCTTGAGTGCGGTGATTACCGTAGATGGAAACCTATACGAGAAGATTCCTCTAGATGGGAGGGAGCAGAATATTGAGATCAAGACAGAGTATGGACACAACATATTAAAGGTCTTCGACAACGGGATTCAAATGGTGTACGCCGACTGTCCGAAGAAGATTTCCATGGCGATGGGCTTTATATCGCGTCCCAATGAAAGTATAGTTTGTGTTCCTAACCGAATATTTGTTGAAGTCGTTAAGAATCAAAGCAATGTTACGGATACCGATGATGGAATTGATGCGTATGTTCGATAAAACATAAAAAGGATAATAAACCTTATGTTGACAAAATTGATCAAAGGGATTATATTGATTTTTGTTAATCGTAATAATTACGATTAATGAGTGGGTTAGCTATTATATGGTCTGGAAAGGGGCTGCAGTATTGAATAAAAGGAAAATACCTGCTACCGTGCTTTGCGGATATTTAGGATCAGGTAAAACGACATTGTTAAATCATCTTCTCAATAACCGCAAGGGTTTAAAGGTAGCGGTTATCGTGAATGACATGAGCGAGATAAATATTGACGCCGATCTAATACAAGCCGGAGCGAATTTG is part of the Paenibacillus segetis genome and encodes:
- a CDS encoding 2-hydroxyacid dehydrogenase, with product MKPNVYIARKIPAEVEAYIAKHCNYSKWDHPEPIPRATLLENLSIAEGLLTSGGKINQELLDHAPHLKVVSTISVGYNNFDLEAMKSRGILGTNTPQVLNDTVADLIFSLILSTARRIPEMDRYVKEGQWKRGDDENLFGLDVHHKKLGIIGMGGIGEAVAHRGKWGFGMEVLYHNRHRKPEVEATLEAKYCTMHDLLKESDFIVLMTPLTAETYQMIGAKEFALMKSTAVFVNASRGATVDEEAMIHALQQGKIYGAGLDVFEHEPLTGDSPLLSLPNVVTLPHIGSSTRQTRHQMAMLAAENLVSALKGETPNNLVKELRT
- a CDS encoding copper amine oxidase N-terminal domain-containing protein; the protein is MMKKSKWIAAPLILLLIMLTGCTAIGGFDVNKAILGSFDVKASESKQTLSFEIVPAAGGNLSAEEKKAIELINSLSLTVDNAKVKDGSNVSIVGSVGYQGKKLPFQLAMDEKGMTVQVEGAKKPIYIALDTSEQGLPDMTQYKDQVQDLSIQAMGLIIKHLPNPSTLSVKQLQEKVNGESLNLTNLHVELGGDELLGLIKPFLTNLSKDEQGLKEIIGAFYDVSNTLGSMYTDPFEYEYEDEYDYDYEDEYDVEETTPLLSSKEVEVAAIFGVIQQGITELLTNYDEQVTALLDETPELKTVLSKDTTLKVDLYFDSALNIRKQVLDLKVALPQSEELPIQAIKVHSENETWNIGGVVVPDKVDISAGVLDVTDGVVTPGQILRNFETNSEVYKLLKNDLKISQKYLVIDTLSDYDGVITKNNTSFVPLRYLSEQLDAEVKWTKGSKQIVIIDDITGLNIVITVGSKEAKIGDRTVTLAQPAFVDKSGTTYVPLRFMAESLGAVVQSDPDGWITIERQ
- a CDS encoding flavodoxin domain-containing protein, with translation MSTLILYAGKYGSTKTSVDALKMSLNNPVTVIDLHQEATPDLSNYDKIIIGGSIYFGQFQKVAKQFCIDNLSILKQKQLGLFICCGSPENIEQYWSVAVPSELLEHAIVKECFGGELNRTNMNFFDKLITGIITKAAQKNGKPAPEIFLHSITKFSEEFNLA
- a CDS encoding NusG domain II-containing protein, with protein sequence MFKLKRGDILLITVLILVGTLWLGLRYYNEKTQVYDPSSLSAVITVDGNLYEKIPLDGREQNIEIKTEYGHNILKVFDNGIQMVYADCPKKISMAMGFISRPNESIVCVPNRIFVEVVKNQSNVTDTDDGIDAYVR